From a region of the Methanolobus tindarius DSM 2278 genome:
- the purF gene encoding amidophosphoribosyltransferase produces MREECGVVGVVQFDEEPHPVPSALRIYYALYALQHRGQESAGVTVHDGKEPHTLKGMGLVPEVFNKDELVGLKGNVGIGHVRYSTSGDSRIENCQPFIVKYKSGNVALAHNGNLVNGYELRDQLEAEGHVFVANSDTEVLAHLLVKELLKYDPVEAVRNVMKQLNGSYSLTIMIDDMLMAVRDPVGFKPLCFGTIDSGYVVASESVAIDTLNGKLLRDVNPGELLIFRDGEIESYQLFEEKYCAHCVFEYVYFARPDSIIDGQLVYKVRERIGERLAREHPVDGDMVSPVPDSGITSAIGYAKESKIDYEESLMKNRYIGRTFILPGQAMRETAVRLKMNTIGQNIKGKKVVLIDDSIVRGTTSRRIIDMVRNAGATEVHARIGSPPIIAPCYLGIDMASREELIAAHKTIQGVEAVINADSLGYLSVDGLVESIGIERDHLCVGCLTGAYPVEIPGEDMCQRRQLKLNEF; encoded by the coding sequence ATGCGCGAAGAATGCGGTGTTGTAGGGGTTGTACAGTTCGATGAAGAACCACATCCAGTCCCTTCCGCGCTTCGTATCTATTACGCGTTATATGCTCTGCAGCATCGTGGTCAGGAATCCGCAGGAGTAACTGTCCATGATGGTAAGGAGCCTCATACCTTAAAGGGTATGGGTCTTGTGCCTGAGGTTTTCAACAAGGATGAACTTGTTGGCCTGAAAGGCAATGTGGGTATCGGCCACGTTCGCTATTCTACTTCCGGTGACTCACGTATAGAAAATTGCCAGCCTTTTATTGTAAAATATAAGAGTGGTAATGTTGCTCTTGCACACAATGGTAATCTTGTTAATGGTTATGAACTGCGCGACCAGCTGGAGGCGGAAGGTCATGTATTCGTCGCAAATTCTGATACCGAGGTACTTGCCCACCTTCTTGTGAAGGAACTTTTGAAGTATGATCCGGTTGAGGCTGTGCGCAATGTGATGAAGCAGCTTAACGGTTCATATTCATTGACTATAATGATTGATGATATGCTCATGGCAGTCAGGGATCCTGTTGGGTTCAAACCGTTATGCTTTGGTACAATCGATTCAGGTTATGTGGTGGCTTCCGAGAGTGTGGCAATTGACACCCTTAATGGTAAACTTCTCAGGGACGTAAATCCCGGTGAGCTTCTTATTTTCCGTGATGGTGAAATTGAATCATACCAGCTCTTTGAAGAGAAATATTGTGCGCATTGTGTTTTTGAATATGTTTATTTTGCACGTCCTGATTCTATAATAGACGGACAGCTTGTCTATAAGGTTCGTGAAAGAATAGGTGAAAGACTTGCCCGTGAACACCCGGTTGATGGAGATATGGTATCTCCTGTGCCTGACTCGGGTATAACTTCTGCTATTGGCTATGCAAAAGAATCAAAGATAGACTACGAAGAAAGCCTTATGAAAAATCGTTACATCGGCCGCACATTCATTCTTCCGGGCCAGGCAATGCGTGAAACTGCCGTGCGCCTGAAAATGAATACTATTGGTCAGAATATCAAAGGCAAGAAAGTAGTTCTCATTGATGATAGTATCGTAAGAGGAACCACCTCACGCCGTATCATTGACATGGTGCGCAATGCGGGTGCTACTGAAGTGCATGCCCGTATAGGAAGTCCTCCAATAATTGCACCATGTTATCTGGGAATAGACATGGCTTCCAGAGAAGAGCTAATAGCAGCTCACAAGACTATCCAGGGTGTTGAAGCAGTTATTAATGCGGATTCTCTTGGTTATCTCAGTGTAGATGGTCTGGTTGAATCAATAGGAATAGAGCGGGATCATTTATGCGTTGGCTGCCTTACAGGTGCTTATCCTGTAGAAATTCCTGGCGAAGATATGTGCCAGAGAAGACAGTTAAAACTTAATGAGTTTTAA
- a CDS encoding 50S ribosomal protein L37e, whose protein sequence is MSKGTPSMGKRQKRTHVKCRRCGSVSLNIHTKQCTSCGFGKSSRMRSYKWQAKCKY, encoded by the coding sequence ATGTCAAAAGGTACTCCCTCAATGGGTAAAAGACAAAAGCGCACACATGTAAAATGCAGGCGCTGCGGTAGTGTTTCACTCAACATTCATACAAAACAGTGTACATCATGTGGCTTTGGAAAGAGCTCACGCATGAGAAGCTACAAGTGGCAGGCAAAGTGCAAATATTAA
- a CDS encoding LSm family protein, with protein MGNRPLDILNDALNTPVIVRLKGAREFRGKLQGYDVHMNLVLDDAEELKEGEIVRKLGSVVIRGDNVVYVSP; from the coding sequence ATGGGAAACAGACCTCTTGATATATTGAACGATGCTTTGAACACACCTGTAATTGTGAGACTTAAAGGCGCAAGGGAATTCCGTGGAAAACTCCAGGGATATGACGTACACATGAACCTTGTACTTGATGATGCAGAGGAACTTAAGGAAGGAGAAATTGTAAGAAAACTGGGTAGTGTTGTAATCAGAGGTGACAACGTAGTATACGTTTCTCCCTGA
- the thiD gene encoding bifunctional hydroxymethylpyrimidine kinase/phosphomethylpyrimidine kinase produces MSKIPVILSIAGSDSGGGAGIEADIKTIASLGLHPACAITSVTAQNTLGVRSAYDIPCNVIIEQVDAVCEDMDITWAKSGMLSSSEITSTVADMVKKHKLKLVVDPVMSAEAGGDLLRKEAIRTLRDELLPVAEVVTPNINEANTLAKMQIKTVEDAKIAAKVISKTGIKYVIVTGGHLDASDIIYDSCNDRYFTIPGTFVEGGTHGSGCTYSSSLASYLAKGHSIEEAARMAKEFVVEGIKGSVPVGKGVGPVNQLAWLLNNAERCITINNARDGVQLLKESNAFANLIPEVGCNIAMALPSAKSPADVAAVTGRIVKLKNNAHVVGDIEFGASSHVARIILTAMKYDSSFKASVNIKYSEAIVGICREMGLSISSFSRENEPSDTHTMDWGTSFAIETFKSIPDIIYDKGGIGKEAMIRIMGKNAIDVAETARKIAEKYQP; encoded by the coding sequence ATGAGCAAAATACCAGTCATACTTTCCATAGCCGGCTCAGATTCCGGCGGAGGTGCGGGAATTGAAGCCGATATCAAGACAATAGCTTCACTGGGACTTCACCCTGCATGTGCCATCACATCAGTTACCGCCCAGAACACATTGGGAGTCAGAAGTGCTTACGATATCCCCTGTAATGTTATTATTGAGCAGGTCGATGCAGTCTGTGAAGACATGGACATCACATGGGCAAAATCCGGCATGCTGTCCTCATCAGAGATTACATCAACTGTTGCAGATATGGTTAAAAAACACAAGTTAAAACTTGTGGTGGACCCGGTTATGTCTGCAGAGGCGGGTGGTGATCTGCTCCGCAAAGAAGCTATACGAACCCTGCGAGATGAACTCTTACCTGTTGCAGAAGTTGTGACACCAAACATCAACGAAGCAAACACACTTGCAAAAATGCAGATAAAAACAGTTGAAGACGCAAAAATTGCCGCAAAAGTAATCAGTAAAACCGGAATTAAATACGTTATCGTCACCGGAGGACACCTTGATGCATCAGACATAATATATGACTCCTGTAATGACAGGTACTTTACAATCCCCGGAACTTTTGTAGAAGGCGGAACCCACGGTTCAGGATGTACTTATTCCTCTTCTCTTGCATCTTACCTTGCAAAAGGACATAGCATAGAAGAAGCTGCAAGAATGGCAAAGGAATTTGTTGTTGAAGGCATCAAAGGCAGCGTGCCCGTGGGCAAAGGCGTTGGACCGGTCAACCAGCTTGCATGGCTCCTGAACAATGCAGAAAGATGCATAACCATCAATAATGCGAGAGATGGAGTGCAATTATTAAAGGAATCAAATGCTTTTGCAAATCTCATTCCTGAAGTAGGATGCAATATCGCAATGGCACTCCCGAGTGCAAAAAGCCCTGCAGATGTAGCAGCAGTTACGGGCAGGATTGTTAAACTCAAAAACAATGCCCATGTCGTTGGTGATATTGAATTTGGCGCAAGCAGCCATGTTGCCAGAATAATCCTGACTGCGATGAAATATGATTCATCATTCAAAGCATCAGTGAATATCAAATATTCAGAAGCTATTGTTGGTATTTGCAGGGAAATGGGACTGAGCATATCATCATTCTCAAGAGAAAATGAACCTTCAGATACACACACAATGGACTGGGGGACATCCTTTGCAATTGAGACTTTTAAATCCATACCAGATATAATATATGACAAAGGCGGAATCGGAAAAGAAGCAATGATACGAATAATGGGAAAAAATGCCATAGATGTTGCTGAGACTGCCAGAAAGATAGCCGAAAAGTACCAGCCATGA
- a CDS encoding DEAD/DEAH box helicase, producing the protein MEAEFFKDLYLSKEIRKSIREMGFRKATEIQEKCIPAIIEGKDVIGHAQTGTGKTAAFGIPLMEMLEPEEKKTQALIICPTRELVIQVAEELDKLGKYIPEMQILPVYGGAAMQSQANGLKNGMQIVVGTPGRIIDHLERGNFQTDDIGIVVLDEADEMLNMGFRDDIERILDSTPTERQTLLFSATMPEPILKLTDMYQDEPVHIKVVQEKMTVPQVRQYYFEVKDNAKPESLRRLIEAENIKSALIFCNTKKEVDKLVIKLRSRGYPVDALHGDVKQNKREQRMNKFRDEDIGILIATDVAARGIDVDNIEVVFNYDMPHDPEIYVHRIGRTARAGRPGLAYSFVTAKEKGKLESIEETTNTAIIRRELPSNRDIEKIKENRIADEIKMLIRRGKLDKYDEFVAGIADDGVDYQQIASALAKMLLKGDN; encoded by the coding sequence ATGGAAGCAGAATTTTTTAAAGACCTTTACCTGTCAAAGGAAATAAGGAAAAGTATCCGTGAAATGGGTTTCAGAAAAGCAACAGAGATCCAGGAAAAGTGTATACCGGCCATAATTGAAGGCAAAGATGTTATAGGCCATGCCCAGACAGGAACAGGTAAAACTGCAGCCTTTGGCATACCGCTTATGGAAATGCTTGAACCAGAAGAGAAGAAGACCCAGGCACTCATTATTTGCCCGACAAGAGAACTTGTTATACAGGTAGCAGAAGAACTTGATAAACTTGGAAAATACATACCTGAAATGCAAATATTACCTGTTTACGGCGGAGCTGCAATGCAATCCCAGGCAAATGGCCTGAAAAATGGTATGCAAATTGTTGTGGGTACACCCGGAAGAATAATCGACCATCTGGAAAGAGGGAACTTTCAAACAGACGATATAGGAATTGTTGTGCTTGACGAAGCTGATGAAATGTTGAATATGGGGTTCAGGGACGACATCGAAAGAATACTTGACAGCACGCCTACAGAAAGGCAGACACTCCTGTTTTCAGCAACAATGCCAGAACCTATTCTGAAACTTACAGATATGTACCAGGATGAACCTGTCCACATAAAAGTGGTGCAGGAAAAAATGACAGTGCCTCAGGTTAGACAATATTATTTCGAAGTTAAGGATAACGCAAAACCTGAATCCCTGAGGCGACTTATCGAAGCTGAGAACATCAAGTCGGCCCTTATATTCTGTAATACCAAGAAAGAAGTTGACAAACTTGTCATAAAGTTGCGCTCCAGAGGTTACCCTGTTGACGCCCTGCATGGAGATGTAAAACAAAATAAGAGAGAGCAGCGCATGAACAAATTCAGGGATGAGGATATAGGCATCCTTATTGCTACGGATGTTGCCGCAAGGGGAATAGATGTTGATAACATTGAGGTTGTCTTCAATTATGACATGCCCCATGATCCGGAAATATACGTGCATAGAATAGGAAGGACTGCACGTGCCGGCAGGCCCGGACTTGCATACAGTTTTGTAACTGCAAAAGAAAAGGGAAAACTGGAATCCATTGAAGAAACCACTAATACTGCCATCATCAGGAGAGAACTTCCAAGCAACCGAGACATCGAGAAAATTAAGGAAAACAGGATTGCAGATGAGATAAAAATGCTCATCAGACGTGGTAAACTCGATAAATATGATGAGTTCGTTGCTGGCATAGCAGATGATGGTGTGGATTATCAACAGATAGCATCTGCCCTTGCAAAAATGTTGCTGAAAGGTGACAACTAA
- the trmY gene encoding tRNA (pseudouridine(54)-N(1))-methyltransferase TrmY yields MKDFVIIGHKALTSGDFSLNDLPGSAGRMDILCRCVNSALFLSHGMRRDVNVHLVLQGEPDPAKVVRFNGEKLKYLNPDERSSGSLIKKALEKDAIEYETQSTPGVYIRRAGLEQLLNEFSEAGRDIYYLKEDGEDIREYSELNSDAVFILGDHMGVTEEEEVMIDRVAKCTLNIGPISLHSDHCMIIIHNELDMREA; encoded by the coding sequence ATGAAAGATTTTGTGATAATAGGACATAAAGCACTGACAAGCGGAGATTTCTCCTTAAACGATCTTCCCGGGTCTGCCGGAAGGATGGACATACTCTGCAGATGTGTTAATTCAGCACTTTTCCTTTCACATGGAATGAGGCGTGATGTGAATGTCCACCTTGTGCTTCAGGGAGAGCCTGATCCTGCTAAAGTAGTCAGATTCAATGGTGAGAAGCTTAAATATCTCAATCCTGATGAAAGAAGTAGTGGATCCCTGATCAAAAAAGCACTGGAAAAGGATGCAATTGAATATGAGACACAGTCAACTCCAGGAGTATACATACGCCGTGCAGGACTTGAACAGCTGCTCAATGAGTTCAGTGAAGCAGGCAGGGATATTTACTACCTGAAAGAAGATGGCGAAGATATCAGAGAATACTCTGAACTTAACTCAGATGCTGTGTTTATTCTTGGAGATCACATGGGTGTTACCGAGGAAGAAGAGGTAATGATTGACAGGGTTGCAAAATGCACTCTTAATATCGGACCTATTTCCCTGCACTCAGACCATTGTATGATAATCATCCACAATGAACTTGACATGAGAGAGGCATAA
- a CDS encoding tRNA pseudouridine(54/55) synthase Pus10 yields MSILETAKKIIEEGPICDHCMGRQFAKLSTGLTNVERGKAIKLALAMEGDAIFKESGDDSILEELAKSSHYARKTLRIEGEDEKCWVCLGIFDNLDAWADRAVTSIGDREYSTFLVGTKVSGLIGENEEILWSECGITQAEQFKTEMNREVGKLISARTGKEVEFERPDLVITLDIADESTSVQVKSLYIQGRYRKLVRGIPQTRWPCRSCGGRGCEDCNNTGKQYPESVDELIGKELVGMTEAMDSKFHGAGREDIDALMLGTGRPFVVEAVSPKIRSIDVWELEKKINKFADGKVEVEGLKIVEKAVIETLKSSKADKVYNLKVTFKEPVSTDKLEDAITALIGVQIHQRTPQRVAHRRADLVRKRYVHNMKLVEKTEEFAIIEVHCDGGLYVKELTSGDDGRTEPSLTGLLGIQAKVDELNVIKVDI; encoded by the coding sequence ATGAGCATACTTGAAACCGCTAAGAAAATAATTGAAGAAGGCCCCATCTGCGACCATTGTATGGGCAGGCAGTTTGCCAAATTGTCCACGGGCCTTACCAATGTTGAAAGAGGGAAAGCTATCAAGCTGGCCCTGGCAATGGAAGGCGACGCAATCTTCAAAGAGTCAGGCGATGATTCTATCCTGGAAGAACTTGCAAAAAGCAGTCATTACGCCAGAAAGACATTGCGGATCGAAGGTGAGGATGAGAAATGCTGGGTATGCCTTGGAATCTTCGATAATCTCGATGCCTGGGCAGACAGAGCGGTTACAAGTATCGGAGACAGGGAATATTCAACATTTCTTGTAGGTACTAAGGTCAGTGGGCTTATTGGGGAAAATGAGGAAATACTCTGGAGTGAATGCGGCATTACACAGGCCGAGCAGTTCAAAACTGAAATGAACCGTGAGGTTGGTAAGCTCATTTCCGCACGTACCGGCAAGGAAGTGGAATTTGAGAGACCGGATCTTGTTATAACCCTTGACATTGCGGATGAAAGCACAAGCGTACAGGTCAAATCACTCTACATCCAGGGAAGGTACAGGAAACTTGTCAGAGGAATACCACAGACAAGATGGCCATGCAGAAGCTGCGGCGGCAGGGGATGCGAGGATTGTAACAACACTGGTAAGCAGTATCCTGAATCTGTAGATGAACTCATAGGCAAGGAGCTTGTTGGGATGACAGAGGCGATGGATTCAAAATTCCATGGTGCCGGAAGGGAAGATATCGATGCCCTCATGCTTGGTACCGGAAGGCCGTTTGTAGTAGAAGCGGTCAGCCCGAAAATACGCAGCATAGATGTCTGGGAACTTGAAAAGAAGATTAACAAGTTTGCAGATGGAAAGGTTGAGGTTGAAGGACTTAAAATTGTTGAGAAGGCAGTAATTGAGACTCTGAAGTCCTCAAAGGCGGATAAAGTTTATAACCTTAAAGTTACATTCAAAGAGCCTGTTTCCACGGACAAACTGGAAGATGCTATTACAGCACTTATCGGAGTACAGATACATCAGAGGACTCCGCAGAGAGTGGCCCACAGAAGAGCGGACCTTGTCAGGAAACGATATGTCCACAACATGAAACTTGTTGAGAAAACAGAGGAATTTGCTATCATTGAAGTGCATTGTGATGGCGGCCTGTATGTTAAGGAACTTACATCAGGAGATGATGGAAGAACCGAACCGAGTCTTACAGGGCTTCTGGGCATTCAGGCAAAGGTTGATGAACTCAACGTCATAAAGGTAGACATATAA
- a CDS encoding 50S ribosomal protein L21e, whose product MATSHGEKHCTRYKLKKTSRERGLSPISKAIQEFDCGQMVHIDIDPSVQKGMPHARFQGKTGKITGQRGRAYTLEIRDGNAMKELISLPQHLKPQKY is encoded by the coding sequence ATGGCAACATCACACGGTGAAAAACACTGCACAAGATACAAGTTAAAGAAGACCTCAAGAGAAAGAGGACTTTCACCAATAAGCAAGGCAATCCAGGAATTCGACTGCGGTCAGATGGTTCACATAGACATTGACCCTAGCGTACAGAAGGGAATGCCACACGCAAGGTTCCAGGGAAAGACAGGAAAGATCACCGGACAGCGCGGACGTGCCTACACTCTTGAGATCAGGGACGGAAACGCAATGAAGGAACTTATATCCCTACCACAGCACCTTAAACCACAGAAATACTAA
- a CDS encoding RNA polymerase Rpb4 family protein has protein sequence MIVKEVLSEELLTLPEVKGMLHEIMEERLSNEEELGYELRKAINHAEMFSKTTPEKARDLVNKLLELEKMKPEIAIRIADVMPQSRDELRSLYAKERFTLTEEELDEMLNLVEEAMD, from the coding sequence ATGATAGTAAAAGAAGTTCTTAGTGAAGAGTTGTTGACCCTGCCTGAAGTTAAGGGTATGCTGCACGAGATTATGGAAGAACGCCTCAGCAATGAGGAAGAGTTGGGCTATGAACTGCGTAAAGCTATCAACCATGCAGAGATGTTCTCAAAGACAACTCCGGAAAAAGCAAGAGATCTTGTAAATAAACTTCTTGAGCTGGAAAAAATGAAGCCTGAGATTGCAATCAGAATTGCAGATGTCATGCCACAGTCAAGAGATGAACTCAGATCACTTTACGCGAAGGAAAGATTCACACTTACCGAAGAAGAACTCGATGAAATGCTAAACCTTGTTGAAGAAGCAATGGATTAG
- a CDS encoding DUF655 domain-containing protein, producing MPARGKPPEKEEYAWILDYLPYGSTDDKRPSYQKKPLVQAVGEKHFVLMELVPKEGKVPDIQARVYIGDGDRDLIDHVKHRVTYTDLSHGAQLELPYILEMTVKHDEDRFVQFFNDAHPITNRLHMLELLPGIGKKLMWAIIDERKKGTFKTLAELHERVGGVHSPEKVIVNRIIEELKDENIKYRLFTTPSRRPRNH from the coding sequence ATGCCAGCAAGGGGAAAACCACCTGAGAAAGAAGAGTACGCATGGATTTTAGATTATCTTCCATATGGAAGCACCGACGATAAACGTCCTTCATATCAAAAGAAGCCTCTTGTCCAGGCAGTTGGAGAGAAACATTTCGTTCTTATGGAACTTGTACCAAAAGAAGGAAAAGTACCGGATATCCAGGCAAGAGTCTACATAGGAGACGGTGACAGGGATCTTATTGACCACGTAAAGCATCGTGTCACATATACAGATCTTAGTCACGGAGCTCAGCTTGAGTTACCATACATTCTGGAAATGACTGTAAAACATGACGAAGACAGGTTTGTACAATTCTTTAACGATGCACATCCAATCACAAACAGGCTTCACATGCTTGAATTACTGCCGGGAATCGGAAAGAAACTTATGTGGGCTATTATTGATGAAAGGAAGAAAGGGACTTTCAAAACCCTGGCCGAACTACATGAAAGAGTCGGCGGAGTGCATTCACCTGAAAAAGTCATAGTAAACAGGATAATAGAAGAGCTGAAGGATGAGAATATCAAATACAGACTTTTCACAACTCCTTCACGCCGCCCACGTAATCACTAA
- the rsmA gene encoding 16S rRNA (adenine(1518)-N(6)/adenine(1519)-N(6))-dimethyltransferase RsmA, with the protein MVYEILKKYGIRGGYHDQHFLIDERILDRIVDAADIQPHETILEIGAGIGNLTERLMAKAGHVIAIERDPELVFVLKDRFGEPDNFTLINGDVLDVDFPAFDKVVANLPYSISSEITFKLFKYDFKLAVLMYQYEFAQRLVAQANSKDYSRLSVNAHYFADTSMIMKIPRGAFSPPPEVLSAVVEIKPRPAHFEVLDKEYFLNFVTAVFGQRRKKMRNSILRNKQLLGIEDMKEFINELPQELLDKRPENLEPEEFAKLANMMFTHKEK; encoded by the coding sequence TTGGTCTATGAGATACTCAAAAAATATGGTATCCGCGGTGGATACCATGACCAGCATTTTTTGATTGACGAAAGAATCCTTGACAGGATTGTCGATGCAGCAGACATACAGCCCCATGAGACAATACTGGAAATCGGTGCAGGTATCGGAAACCTCACTGAAAGGCTAATGGCAAAAGCCGGCCATGTTATTGCAATCGAAAGAGATCCTGAACTTGTGTTTGTACTAAAGGACCGCTTTGGAGAGCCTGATAATTTCACACTCATAAACGGAGATGTGCTTGACGTTGATTTCCCGGCTTTTGACAAAGTCGTTGCTAATCTTCCTTACTCAATCTCATCTGAAATTACATTTAAGCTATTCAAATACGATTTTAAACTGGCAGTATTGATGTACCAGTATGAATTTGCACAGAGACTTGTGGCCCAAGCCAATTCTAAAGATTACAGTCGTCTGTCAGTCAATGCACACTATTTTGCTGATACTTCCATGATAATGAAAATACCCAGAGGAGCGTTCTCTCCCCCTCCTGAAGTGCTCTCAGCTGTCGTGGAAATAAAACCACGTCCTGCCCATTTTGAAGTTCTGGACAAGGAATATTTCCTTAATTTTGTCACTGCTGTTTTCGGACAGAGACGAAAGAAGATGAGAAATTCCATACTCAGGAACAAACAGCTTCTGGGAATTGAAGATATGAAAGAATTCATAAATGAATTACCACAGGAATTGCTTGATAAAAGGCCAGAGAATCTTGAACCGGAAGAATTCGCAAAACTTGCGAATATGATGTTCACACATAAAGAAAAATAG
- a CDS encoding HemK2/MTQ2 family protein methyltransferase, giving the protein MVTIEHRSARVTLAEQVYEPAEDSYLLADTALDLVKDGMNVLEIGTGTGFVSAVLKANRTISLIATEISPIAAKCAKSNGIEVIRTDMFCGLKGKKQFDIVIFNPPYLPTSNEEKVPGWLNYAFDGGLDGRKDVEPFMQQVGNYLKPQGFILMLISSLTGIDEVIEEMGKHSFKAEVIASEKCSFENLVVIMANAMDH; this is encoded by the coding sequence ATGGTTACAATTGAACACCGAAGCGCAAGGGTCACACTGGCCGAGCAGGTTTATGAACCTGCTGAAGATTCATATCTACTTGCAGATACTGCGCTTGACCTTGTTAAAGATGGTATGAACGTTCTGGAGATTGGAACCGGAACTGGTTTTGTATCCGCTGTTCTTAAAGCCAACAGGACTATTAGCCTTATAGCCACTGAGATTAGTCCAATAGCTGCAAAATGTGCAAAGTCAAACGGAATAGAGGTAATAAGAACTGACATGTTCTGCGGCCTTAAAGGAAAAAAACAATTTGATATTGTGATATTCAACCCTCCTTACCTCCCCACATCAAATGAGGAAAAAGTACCAGGGTGGCTTAACTATGCCTTTGACGGCGGCTTAGATGGACGCAAGGACGTAGAACCTTTTATGCAACAGGTTGGAAACTACCTCAAACCTCAGGGATTTATCCTTATGCTGATTTCATCACTAACAGGCATAGACGAAGTGATTGAGGAAATGGGAAAACACTCATTCAAAGCAGAGGTTATTGCCAGTGAAAAATGCTCTTTTGAAAATCTGGTGGTCATCATGGCAAATGCAATGGATCACTGA